In Rutidosis leptorrhynchoides isolate AG116_Rl617_1_P2 chromosome 2, CSIRO_AGI_Rlap_v1, whole genome shotgun sequence, one genomic interval encodes:
- the LOC139888124 gene encoding DNA mismatch repair protein MSH5-like, giving the protein MEIKSGWVNSTTVFWFSFVTPDVHGSTPKRFWTTVALFLGGSFLFGGGLYLSYVHVAPQQARINARNDYVALIVFLAHIGSSVPAHSATVSLTDSAMGSKLMTAEQSTFMIDLHQVKHPTSRSLCLLDEFGKGTLTEDDVGLLGGTIEHFISMYPPKSDKVKYYTVSILRPDDNSENIDEIDTIVLAFSIILPFRCSSRNYLDYTIKGIDINRVCNKMITAQDDHYKNAVEKIVAFDAVNGDLALIFKDIFPGPP; this is encoded by the exons ATGGAAATCAAATCTGGGTGGGTCAATAGTACAACCGTGTTTTGGTTCTCATTCGTCACTCCAGATGTGCACGGGTCT ACTCCTAAGAGGTTTTGGACAACTGTGGCTTTGTTCCTTGGTGGTTCATTTCTATTTGGTGGTGGTTTGTATCTTTCTTATGTACATGTTGCTCCTCAACAAGCTCGGATAAATGCTCGAAACGATTAT GTAGCACTGATTGTTTTTCTTGCCCACATTGGAAGTTCTGTACCAGCACATTCCGCGACAGTGAGTTTAACTGATAG CGCTATGGGAAGCAAGCTTATGACAGCTGAACAATCAACATTTATGATTGATCTGCACCAAGTTAA GCATCCTACTTCAAGATCATTATGTTTGCTGGATGAATTTGGCAAGGGTACTCTAACTGAAG ATGATGTTGGACTCCTTGGTGGAACAATTGAACATTTTATCTCAATGTATCCTCCAAAG TCGGATAAAGTCAAATATTACACGGTGAGCATACTAAGACCCGACGACAATAGTGAAAACATTGATGAAATT GACACCATTGTGCTG gCCTTCAGTATTATCTTACCTTTCAGGTGTTCCTCAAGAAATTATTTGGATTATACTATCAAAGGCATTGATATCAACCGAGTTTGTAATAAAATGATAACAGCTCAAGATGACCACTATAAG AATGCTGTGGAGAAGATAGTAGCTTTTGATGCTGTTAATGGTGATCTGGCCCTCATTTTTAAGGATATTTTCCCTGGACCACCTTAA